A single region of the Brachypodium distachyon strain Bd21 chromosome 3, Brachypodium_distachyon_v3.0, whole genome shotgun sequence genome encodes:
- the LOC100842450 gene encoding uncharacterized protein LOC100842450: protein MALTGDGGDKGVAVEASTHPKSQAESTIAPVQGAGQLVMRQAMAEGASNWEATEKKEAYGGPEDQIDGEVDMDDVAFIELEPEEEDPAAESQWKMLGRYYAQRIPNADQLFERMNVVWQLRTGMTYVPLKDNFFIITFYSKGDFNFVSRGGPWIFKGYPLLVAPFIGAARPSETILNSVPVWTRIYDVQWNKQTQAMGRALGGTLGKGLEVDIDEARQGLNEYLRVRVELPLNRRLQTKITTRVKGKDDLETYELKYERVPYFCFKCGFIGHEKEGVREGDTGVGQIRVQYGVAHIATPEI, encoded by the coding sequence ATGGCTCTCACCGGTGATGGGGGTGATAAAGGGGTCGCCGTTGAGGCTTCCACCCACCCGAAGTCCCAGGCTGAGAGCACGATTGCGCCTGTGCAGGGGGCGGGGCAGTTGGTAATGCGGCAGGCGATGGCGGAGGGGGCAAGCAATTGGGAAGCgacggagaagaaggaagcgTATGGCGGTCCTGAAGACCAGATCGATGGTGAGGTGGACATGGACGATGTAGCGTTCATCGAGCTTGAACCAGAGGAGGAAGATCCGGCTGCTGAATCGCAGTGGAAGATGCTGGGCCGCTACTATGCCCAGCGAATCCCTAATGCCGATCAGCTTTTTGAGAGGATGAACGTGGTATGGCAACTCCGCACTGGCATGACATACGTGCCACTCAAGGACAACTTCTTCATCATCACCTTCTACTCGAAGGGCGACTTCAACTTCGTGTCTCGTGGCGGTCCCTGGATCTTTAAGGGCTACCCTCTGCTGGTGGCGCCCTTCATCGGAGCTGCACGCCCATCCGAGACGATCCTGAACTCGGTTCCCGTTTGGACTAGAATCTATGATGTCCAGTGGAACAAGCAAACTCAGGCGATGGGGCGCGCGCTTGGAGGGACGCTGGGGAAGGGGCTGGAGGTGGACATTGATGAAGCACGTCAGGGCCTTAACGAATATCTTCGTGTCCGTGTGGAGCTGCCCCTGAATAGGCGACTCCAAACGAAGATCACGACTCGGGTGAAGGGCAAGGACGATCTGGAGACCTATGAACTGAAGTATGAACGGGTCCCATATTTTTGTTTCAAGTGTGGTTTCATTGGGCATGAGAAGGAGGGAGTGCGAGAAGGTGATACAGGGgtcggccaaatcagagtacAGTACGGCGTTGCGCATATCGCCACGCCGGAAATTTGA
- the LOC106865428 gene encoding GDSL esterase/lipase At1g28600 yields the protein MGGRLSSWPCSVSSVLVVVISVALLLNAGTAVGGCYKRIFSFGDSIIDTGNFAYFIGNGPSRFKELPFGMTFFHRATGRISDGRVLVDFYAQALGLPLLPPSSPQEGWGNFSTGANFAVFGSTALPPEYFVPRYNLRMHPPSTLDRQLDSFKGVLNRIAPGDRARKALLSESLVIMGEIGGNDYNFWFFGDRKKPRETTYKYLPDVVARIGAAVQELINLGATTILVPGNFPIGCVPAYLARKPSGNPGDDYDEHGCLKWYNDFSQRHNAALRQEVSRLRWKNPGARLIYADYYGAAMEFVKNPRRYGIGDPLVACCGGEGRYHTEKECGSAAKVWGNPAGFASWDGMHMTEKAYSVIAQGVLDGPYADIPLRRSCPARLS from the exons ATGGGGGGTCGTCTCAGCAGCTGGCCGTGCTCCGTCTCCtccgtcctcgtcgtcgtgatctccgtggcgctgctgctcaaTGCCGGCACGGCGGTGGGCGGCTGCTACAAGCGCATCTTCTCGTTCGGCGACTCCATCATCGACACGGGCAACTTCGCGTACTTCATTGGCAACGGCCCGTCCCGGTTCAAGGAGCTCCCCTTCGGCATGACCTTCTTCCACCGCGCCACCGGCCGCATCTCCGACGGCCGCGTCCTCGTCGACTTCTACG CGCAAGCGTTggggctgccgctgctgccgccgagcTCGCCACAGGAGGGGTGGGGGAACTTCTCCACCGGAGCCAACTTTGCCGTCTTCGGCTCCACCGCGCTACCGCCGGAGTACTTCGTCCCCAGGTACAACCTCAGGATGCACCCGCCTTCCACTCTCGACCGCCAGCTCGACTCCTTCAAGGGGGTCCTCAACCGCATCGCTCCCGGAGACC GTGCGAGGAAGGCTCTGCTGAGCGAGTCGCTGGTGATCATGGGGGAGATTGGCGGCAATGACTACAACTTCTGGTTCTTCGGGGACCGGAAAAAACCCCGTGAAACCACATACAAGTACCTCCCGGACGTTGTCGCCCGCATCGGCGCCGCAGTCCAGGAACTGATCAACCTAGGCGCGACCACCATCCTAgtgcccggcaacttccccatCGGCTGCGTGCCGGCGTACCTGGCCAGGAAGCCGAGCGGCAACCCGGGCGACGACTACGACGAGCACGGCTGCCTCAAATGGTACAACGACTTCTCCCAACGCCACAACGCTGCGTTGCGGCAGGAAGTGAGCCGGCTCCGGTGGAAGAACCCTGGGGCGAGGCTCATCTACGCCGACTACTacggcgccgccatggagtTCGTCAAGAACCCGAGGCGCTACGGCATCGGTGACCCGCTCGTGgcgtgctgcggcggcgaagggAGGTACCATACAGAGAAGGAGTGCGGCAGTGCGGCCAAGGTTTGGGGGAACCCTGCTGGTTTTGCTAGCTGGGATGGGATGCACATGACGGAGAAGGCCTACAGCGTCATCGCCCAAGGGGTGCTGGATGGTCCTTATGCTGACATCCCGCTGCGGCGCAGCTGCCCTGCTAGGCTAAGCTAG
- the LOC104583435 gene encoding uncharacterized protein LOC104583435 produces the protein MAKAQVAARFVTEVAPPQLVSIVRRRRQHRAPCRSGAAVLDTIAEDDRELQLSAAADAAVAPSPKRPAAASPAGSARTGGGFMRELSGCFSGSNRVVHVVRLPPAAAAAGEV, from the coding sequence ATGGCGAAGGCgcaggtggcggcgaggttcgtgacggaggtggcgccgccgcagctggtGTCGATcgtgcggcggaggcggcagcaCAGGGCGCCCTGCAGGAGCGGCGCCGCAGTGCTTGACACCATCGCCGAGGACGACAGGGAGCTGCAgctctctgccgccgccgacgccgccgtggcGCCGTCGCCCAagaggccggcggccgcgtctCCGGCTGGATCAGCGCGCACGGGGGGCGGGTTCATGAGGGAACTCAGCGGCTGCTTCTCCGGCAGCAACAGGGTCGTGCATGTGGTCAgattgccgccggcggcagcggcagctgggGAAGTATAG